AGCGCAATTCGCATCTGGCTTGGGGACGGCACGATCAGCATGCTGTCGATGCCTCCCAACGCAAACATTACTATGAAAAGGCGGATTCAAGCACTTTTCCCGGAGTTGCGAATGAACCTGCCATCGGATGGTTCAAGGCAACACGGCAATGATGAATCAACTTCCGTGCCAATCCCGTCCTATGCTCCGAGCGTAGGAGGATTGGTAATCTAGTGTTTCTTCGCGCCAGTACAATTTCGGGACTGGGCAACGAGGGATTCGATTCAAAGAAGGCGGCAATTGATGAACCGGCAACCCTGGAAACTACTTGTCAGGTACTAAAGTATTCGACTTGGGGCAAAGAACAGATCGACGACAGGCAGCAACAACTAGCTGATTTGGCGATAGGCATTTGGTCACTAGAGGTGCGATAATCAGCAGTAACCGGGGGAGTCGAACCCAGCCAGTTGCCCGGTCCATCCGTTCGCTTATAAGGCGAGTGCGCCACCAAGACGCTGGCCGCGATCCTGGCTGCCAACCGGCCACGGCCGGCAACAGCCTGAACTAATGGCGCCGACGATTCCGATAGGTTCGCCGCATGGCCATCGCTCCGCCCACCCGACGCCGGTGGTTCCAGTTTGGGCTGGGGACGTTATTCGTGATGCTAACGGCCCTGACGATTTGCCTGTCACTGGCACGCCGACCGATCGCAGACCGAAGGATGTTCTTGAAATGGGTCGTACAAAACGGCGGCTTTGTCACAACGGTCGTCGAGTCACGTGACTCTCCCGGACCTCGCGAAGTAAGTATCCCGGCTTGGCAGCGCTTGTTTGGTGATGAAGCAATTGCGCACGTAGTCATACCGATAAACGCAACCGAAGCCGAGTGGGTGCGAGGGCGACAGCTTTTCCCGGAAGCACAATGGTGGGGAGGCGCGGCAAGAGCGAAAAGGGAACGGGAGAGAGAAAGAAACGGTGACGATGGCGCTGAGCAGCAACGCTAATCAAATCTTGTAGCAGTCGACAAGACCGGCGGATTGAAACGACCAGCTCCAGACATGACCGGTACGACCCGCCATTTCGCTCGGGCTGTAGATCGTATTGGCGTTACGGTATTCCTTGATGATCTGGCGGCACTTCACGTAGAGGCCGAAGGCCAGATCAACGGCCTCAGGATAGACCTGGATGTCCATCGAGACACGATTGTCATCGCGGCTGGCCGCAGCGGGCGAGAGGCCGCCCTGCAACTGGCCGCGATCGCTCACGACGAATTGGCGCTGCCGAAACGTCGGGATGACGTCGCGCTCTCTAGGTGGCGGCATGGATGCTGCCGCTCGGTCCCTACCCATATTTCCATCTGACACAGTGCCATGACCCGCGACCACCAGCACAACCGGGACTCTAACGCCGACGACCTCTGATTGTCGTCGATTGCAGCCGATCCTGGGCCGGCATTGCTGTCGCTCCCGGGGCACCCTGGTCCGCTGGCGGCAATGATTTGCAACGTCAGTAATCCCCCGGCGACAATTACGTTGCCCCCCGGCGGGCTGAGTCTCGCCAACCTACCGCATCGCCCCCGACCACACGGTCAATCCATGCCGACCTTAAAGGGGGTGCCGGCCGTCGTCAGTGAGGGCTCTGCGACGGCGTTTCGGCAGGGGCGCATAATCCGCGTTAGCCGCTTTGCACTCCCATTCGCCCGTACTTATAATCCACCGGTCCGAATTGTTGCCCAGGCGATCGCTCGGGCCGGGTGGCCGCTATTCTCTTCTCGCGGTCGACTCGGCCGGCACAGTATGTCGAAGTCCGTGGCGGCAGTTCGTGGTGCTTCTCTTGTTGGTTCGATCGGGCCGTGGCGGGCTTGTTCGTCTCAATGTCCGTCCCGCTTTCTTACTGAGGAGTGATCCCCGATGTGGATTCCCAAATGGGTCAGGGACCGAAAAAAGGGCGTCAATTCTGCCATCCCGACGCAGGTCGTCTCGAATGAGGAATTCATTCCTCGCCCGCAGACCGCTAAGCAAAAACAGGTTGAATACCTGATCAACACCATGGGCGAGGAGAACGCCAAGCGTCTGGGCATGGAGCGCCGCGCGTTCATGGCTAGCAGCATGGGTCTGGCCACTTGCTTCCTGGCCAGCAACAAAGTTTTCGGCAATTACTGGGACGTCGACGAAGCCGAGACGATGGAGCCCGGCGCGTACGAGGACAAGTACCCCAAAAGCGAATACTTCATCATCGACGTGCAGTCCCACTTTACGAACGGCATTGCGATCGGCTTCCGCAATCAAGAGTTCGTGAAGAACATGGGATTTAAGCTGGACGACACGGACGAGTCGTACGCCTTCCCGAACTTCGTCAAGGAAATGTACTTCGACAGCGAGACGTCAATGCTCGTCATCTCGGGCGTGCCCGGGCGCGAGACGCACGTCGATCGCAAGGGAAACAAGGTCGAAGGACCGAAGCGCGGTGGCGGCGTGTTGCCCAGTTGGTTGATGTCGGCCCGCAAGAAAGACATCAACGAAATGGCCGGCAGCCAGCGGGCCCTGTGCCAAGGCAACTGTGCGCCCAATCACTATTGGGACATGAAGACCAACACCCAGGACAAAGTCG
Above is a window of Pirellulales bacterium DNA encoding:
- a CDS encoding DUF1524 domain-containing protein; this translates as MFLRASTISGLGNEGFDSKKAAIDEPATLETTCQVLKYSTWGKEQIDDRQQQLADLAIGIWSLEVR